Proteins from a single region of Bdellovibrio bacteriovorus HD100:
- a CDS encoding sensor histidine kinase, giving the protein MKVKLIVVLIAVAAVFISAVLWRTDSFVYGDRMSWVEAQTRTQLGAINHSLTVELKSLQRLVSGLNSESFQKGKMNWNSLSPYYAVAAFSVRGSELDPQALSVRENSKAANWNKEFVKAAIGNIGARGNDMRFYVKPFQDSQRGRYVALVFLEGTRAYALIGSGETFQSLIDAQKGSLSAFSIVTATGLTVGHSVPEYLGTVMRDDPVFREAQKSGSSHGSSVFKLASGQDLYGMFEMIPQSNLYVLSSAPLKEAMKGRTGLWWQFLLLGAGLVLVGAAAALWVISPAEKEIETLETQLAEAKAKPAPAPVVEKVIAQDPEVAHKERLDASMRVASALAHEMRGPLASILGYSQVILSKSPESEVVQSTDSILRETRAARSVLDKLLGYAGEEVKEKNAMRVEGPLVRALKQLDTLFAQKGVKITKDIQDTHAKDLDVDGVTRAMVNIMTNSVEAMERMAKKEIKVSLYESESGTHLDIEDCGEGIEPANIEKIFDPFFTTRSFQNHMGLGLSVAFGILKEHNADVKVESQRGQGTKVMILFKKTMGLAVMKAPVAPKQEEEEVIVMKELPRLKEESPERAEAEANFVAATTVQPEPAASPLDVNIDNLLEELPEVVPAKAEPVAAAEQVMVKKIVKKTVKKKSQPASDELTFIDGFLGEEAEEEVEVEEEILVAADAAEASAETVVAAATEPVTSTAIPVEPAAGASLADMDDELTPVNFIVPPKMAAAKKESKLDGYHVEIRRPGKRI; this is encoded by the coding sequence ATGAAAGTTAAACTCATCGTCGTTCTGATTGCGGTGGCGGCTGTTTTCATCAGCGCTGTCTTGTGGCGGACGGACAGTTTTGTCTATGGAGATCGAATGAGTTGGGTTGAAGCGCAGACCCGCACCCAGCTGGGGGCCATCAACCATTCATTGACGGTGGAATTGAAATCCCTGCAGCGCCTTGTTTCTGGTTTGAATTCTGAAAGCTTCCAAAAAGGAAAAATGAACTGGAACTCTTTGTCGCCGTACTATGCGGTGGCGGCGTTCTCTGTGCGTGGGTCCGAGCTGGATCCGCAAGCTTTGTCCGTTCGTGAAAATTCCAAAGCCGCCAACTGGAACAAAGAGTTCGTGAAAGCGGCCATTGGCAACATCGGTGCGCGCGGCAACGACATGAGATTTTATGTGAAGCCATTCCAGGATTCTCAGCGCGGTCGTTATGTGGCGCTGGTGTTTTTGGAAGGCACACGCGCTTATGCTTTGATCGGCTCAGGGGAAACCTTCCAGTCCCTGATCGACGCGCAAAAAGGTTCGTTGAGTGCATTTTCAATTGTGACGGCCACGGGCCTGACGGTGGGCCACTCGGTGCCTGAATACCTGGGCACTGTGATGCGTGATGATCCTGTCTTCCGTGAAGCGCAAAAAAGCGGTTCTTCCCACGGCAGTTCTGTTTTCAAACTTGCTTCCGGTCAGGATCTTTACGGCATGTTTGAAATGATCCCGCAAAGCAATCTGTATGTGCTCAGTTCCGCTCCGCTGAAAGAGGCGATGAAGGGGCGCACCGGATTGTGGTGGCAGTTCCTGCTTCTGGGCGCGGGCCTGGTGCTGGTGGGGGCGGCCGCCGCCCTGTGGGTGATTTCACCTGCAGAAAAAGAAATTGAAACCTTGGAAACCCAGCTGGCAGAAGCGAAGGCAAAACCGGCTCCGGCTCCGGTGGTTGAAAAAGTCATCGCACAGGATCCGGAGGTCGCTCACAAAGAGCGTCTGGATGCTTCGATGCGTGTGGCTTCAGCGCTGGCGCATGAGATGCGCGGACCTCTGGCTTCCATCCTGGGTTATTCTCAAGTCATTCTTTCAAAATCTCCGGAAAGTGAAGTTGTGCAAAGCACGGACTCCATTCTGCGCGAAACCCGCGCGGCCCGTTCCGTGCTGGACAAGCTTCTGGGCTACGCTGGCGAAGAAGTGAAAGAAAAAAACGCCATGCGTGTTGAAGGCCCGCTGGTGCGTGCACTGAAACAGCTGGATACGCTGTTTGCACAAAAAGGTGTGAAGATCACCAAAGACATTCAGGACACCCACGCAAAAGATCTGGATGTGGATGGGGTGACCCGTGCGATGGTGAACATCATGACCAACTCGGTGGAAGCCATGGAGCGTATGGCGAAAAAGGAAATCAAGGTTTCCCTGTACGAATCCGAAAGCGGAACTCATCTGGACATCGAGGACTGTGGTGAGGGCATCGAACCTGCGAATATCGAAAAGATCTTTGATCCGTTCTTCACAACCCGCTCGTTCCAGAATCACATGGGTCTGGGTTTGTCGGTGGCCTTCGGAATTCTGAAAGAGCACAACGCCGACGTGAAAGTCGAGTCCCAGCGCGGGCAGGGCACGAAAGTGATGATCCTGTTCAAGAAAACCATGGGCCTTGCCGTGATGAAGGCCCCGGTGGCACCAAAGCAGGAGGAGGAAGAAGTGATTGTGATGAAAGAACTGCCTCGCCTGAAAGAAGAATCCCCGGAGCGCGCCGAAGCCGAAGCGAATTTCGTCGCGGCAACCACGGTGCAGCCGGAGCCTGCGGCGTCCCCACTGGATGTGAACATCGACAACCTGCTGGAAGAGCTGCCTGAAGTCGTGCCCGCCAAAGCGGAACCGGTCGCTGCGGCAGAACAAGTGATGGTTAAAAAGATCGTGAAGAAAACGGTGAAAAAGAAATCCCAGCCTGCCAGCGATGAACTGACCTTCATCGACGGTTTCCTGGGTGAAGAGGCTGAGGAGGAAGTTGAAGTGGAAGAGGAAATTCTAGTGGCGGCCGATGCAGCCGAAGCTTCCGCTGAAACTGTTGTGGCTGCGGCGACAGAACCGGTGACCAGCACCGCGATTCCGGTCGAGCCTGCTGCCGGTGCCAGCCTTGCTGATATGGATGATGAACTGACTCCGGTGAATTTTATCGTTCCGCCGAAAATGGCTGCTGCCAAAAAAGAATCCAAGCTCGACGGATATCATGTTGAAATTCGCCGCCCTGGAAAGAGGATTTAA
- a CDS encoding GGDEF domain-containing protein — MNIRDYSSQFTVFVFTTDVDLGASAKVYLSQAGYDAYFFQDPETLEQRLKESAPHILVFSTAALAGSLSDFVSIVQGINDEIRFIAVSSISQFDILAQYNSHGFVDVISDDAAALESRVVWAVDRACEKLYLTYQNEQLFDDLKSAESRMEEVHAAAVKSMKQAEAEKAPPVSISTRIGEYRSAQSKEDLIQKYLNQLPGSLCVFFKFLPSVRSFVATHASGIPGSDIQGVGVQLESNDMKELSSQMAIGLLPPRFTEMLVEAFHFSPPKALPLYAHNALEGVFVYSGQLPAEEVARMNEEFTLLSLCYSHFSLEKKVDSLEVQDFVTEVYNRNYYQKVLGDEVSRARRLKQPLSVVKISMDDFYEIESSLGEAVRDELLKAVATIITKTSRTNDVTCRTGVNEFAMILPHCPKKGAALRAERLRRIIEGTSFMDNGMKVSISLGVSEYPSLCDSAKSLDESATKALLHINDKGGNKICLFKAPETHKPEFEVTAE, encoded by the coding sequence TTGAACATTCGCGATTACAGTTCTCAGTTTACAGTTTTTGTTTTCACCACGGATGTGGATCTGGGGGCGTCGGCGAAAGTGTATCTTTCACAAGCCGGCTATGATGCCTATTTCTTCCAGGATCCCGAGACGCTGGAACAAAGACTGAAAGAGAGCGCCCCGCATATTCTGGTGTTTTCCACAGCGGCCCTGGCGGGTTCGCTGAGTGATTTTGTCAGCATCGTTCAGGGTATCAACGACGAGATCCGCTTTATTGCGGTCAGCTCGATTTCCCAGTTCGACATTCTGGCTCAGTACAACAGCCACGGTTTCGTGGATGTGATTTCGGACGATGCCGCAGCCCTGGAATCCCGTGTGGTGTGGGCGGTGGACCGTGCTTGTGAAAAACTATATCTGACCTATCAGAACGAACAGCTGTTTGATGATTTGAAATCAGCTGAATCGCGCATGGAAGAAGTCCACGCCGCGGCGGTGAAAAGCATGAAACAGGCCGAGGCTGAAAAAGCCCCGCCGGTTTCCATTTCAACCCGTATCGGCGAATATCGTTCCGCACAAAGCAAAGAGGATCTGATCCAGAAATATCTGAATCAGCTGCCGGGCAGTTTGTGTGTCTTCTTCAAGTTCCTGCCATCGGTTCGTTCCTTTGTGGCGACTCACGCCAGTGGCATTCCGGGCTCTGATATTCAGGGTGTCGGTGTGCAGTTGGAATCCAACGACATGAAAGAGCTGAGCTCGCAAATGGCCATTGGCCTGTTGCCTCCGCGCTTTACTGAAATGCTGGTGGAAGCATTCCACTTCAGCCCGCCGAAAGCTTTGCCGCTGTATGCGCACAACGCTTTGGAAGGTGTGTTTGTTTATTCCGGCCAGCTGCCGGCTGAAGAAGTTGCGCGCATGAACGAAGAGTTCACGCTTTTATCGCTTTGTTATTCGCACTTTTCTCTGGAAAAGAAAGTCGATTCCCTGGAAGTGCAGGACTTCGTCACTGAGGTTTATAACCGCAATTATTACCAGAAAGTTCTGGGCGATGAGGTGTCACGCGCCCGCCGCCTGAAGCAGCCTTTGTCCGTTGTTAAAATCTCGATGGATGATTTTTATGAGATTGAATCATCTTTGGGTGAAGCGGTGAGAGATGAGTTGCTAAAAGCTGTGGCAACCATCATCACTAAGACCAGCCGAACCAATGACGTCACCTGCCGTACGGGGGTGAATGAGTTTGCGATGATTCTTCCGCACTGCCCGAAAAAGGGTGCGGCTTTGCGCGCAGAACGTCTGCGCCGGATCATTGAAGGCACATCGTTCATGGATAACGGCATGAAGGTGTCCATCAGCCTAGGTGTCAGTGAGTATCCTTCCCTGTGTGATTCCGCCAAATCCTTGGATGAATCCGCGACGAAGGCTTTGCTTCACATCAACGACAAGGGCGGAAATAAAATTTGTTTGTTCAAGGCTCCGGAAACCCACAAGCCTGAATTTGAAGTGACAGCGGAATAG
- the rnhA gene encoding ribonuclease HI, whose product MLGVSTNTRDHIMIYSDGACSGNPGPGGWGSVILYPDNQVQELGDGEKSTTNNRMEMTAALEALKAVAHMKVPVRFYTDSTYLIRGITQWVHGWRRRGWKTAEGGEVSNQDIWEDLSHVVAARGTQGKIEWHYSRGHVGIPGNERCDRIAVAFSKNDYVSLYSGSLDQYPYDLLQVPADTSLPEMKGPGEKKKEAFSYLSNLGGLVYRHRTWPACQKRVSGQSGAKFKKATSAAEEIEILKSWGLSPSTVIKEG is encoded by the coding sequence ATGTTGGGCGTGTCTACAAATACTCGCGATCATATCATGATTTATTCCGACGGAGCTTGCTCCGGCAATCCCGGCCCTGGGGGCTGGGGCAGTGTGATTCTTTACCCTGACAATCAGGTGCAGGAGCTGGGGGATGGTGAAAAATCCACCACCAACAACCGCATGGAGATGACAGCCGCCCTTGAGGCTTTAAAAGCCGTTGCCCACATGAAGGTGCCAGTGCGTTTTTATACGGACTCCACCTATCTGATCCGTGGGATCACCCAGTGGGTCCACGGGTGGCGTCGTCGCGGCTGGAAAACAGCCGAAGGCGGCGAAGTTTCCAATCAGGATATCTGGGAAGATCTGTCCCATGTTGTTGCCGCCCGCGGAACTCAGGGCAAGATTGAATGGCACTATTCCCGCGGTCACGTGGGAATCCCGGGGAATGAGCGTTGCGACCGCATTGCCGTGGCGTTTTCCAAAAACGACTATGTGTCTTTGTACTCTGGCAGCCTGGATCAGTATCCGTATGATCTTTTACAGGTTCCTGCTGACACCAGCCTTCCAGAAATGAAGGGCCCTGGTGAAAAGAAGAAAGAAGCCTTTAGTTATCTGAGCAATCTGGGGGGCTTGGTTTATCGTCACCGCACCTGGCCTGCGTGTCAGAAGCGAGTAAGCGGTCAGTCCGGGGCGAAATTCAAAAAAGCCACCTCGGCCGCTGAAGAAATCGAGATTCTGAAGTCCTGGGGTTTAAGCCCCAGCACAGTTATCAAGGAAGGATAA
- a CDS encoding SDR family NAD(P)-dependent oxidoreductase, which produces MEITNRHVLITGASRGIGRAFAKICAEDKANLHLVLRKKDDEVIKEFESLGAKSVNIWEADLSTREGVEHLLEQIKDVPVDILFNNAGVLTGGLIEEQPIDDVYKMLQVNVNALVHLTQGVLPGMLKRKRGKIINNSSVSAYMNFPCASTYAASKAAVMAFTNCIRLELKDTGVSTLLLITPGIKTRMFDEIETLYSKNFVIPSESMTPGKYAEVIREAVLHDLEVVEPSGLTGVGLKIAKLAKPLFEMEVMRRFKRS; this is translated from the coding sequence ATGGAAATCACCAACCGTCATGTCCTGATCACCGGAGCCAGTCGTGGAATCGGCCGTGCTTTTGCGAAAATCTGTGCTGAAGACAAAGCCAACCTGCATTTGGTGCTCAGAAAAAAAGACGACGAAGTGATCAAAGAGTTTGAATCCCTGGGCGCCAAGTCCGTGAACATCTGGGAAGCAGACCTGTCGACCCGTGAAGGTGTTGAACACCTGCTGGAACAGATCAAAGATGTGCCCGTGGATATTCTGTTCAACAACGCCGGTGTATTGACCGGGGGTCTGATTGAAGAGCAACCCATCGATGATGTTTATAAAATGCTGCAGGTGAACGTGAACGCTCTGGTGCACCTGACTCAAGGGGTGCTGCCGGGCATGCTGAAAAGAAAGCGCGGAAAGATCATCAATAACTCCAGCGTTTCGGCGTACATGAATTTCCCGTGCGCATCGACCTACGCGGCATCCAAGGCGGCAGTGATGGCTTTCACCAACTGCATCCGACTGGAGCTGAAAGACACCGGCGTCAGTACATTGCTGCTGATCACTCCGGGAATCAAAACCCGCATGTTTGATGAAATCGAAACTCTGTATTCCAAAAACTTTGTGATTCCGTCGGAATCAATGACTCCGGGCAAGTATGCCGAAGTCATCCGCGAAGCTGTGTTGCATGATCTGGAAGTGGTGGAACCATCGGGCTTGACGGGGGTGGGCTTGAAGATCGCAAAACTTGCGAAGCCCCTGTTTGAAATGGAAGTCATGCGCCGGTTCAAGCGCTCTTAA
- the nadB gene encoding L-aspartate oxidase: protein MSTHRCDILIIGSGTAGLALALKLSENGKVIVLAKESAGGTNSAMAQGGISAVMSEEDSFEAHLQDTLTAGAGLCKETVVRNYVEQAPDRIKDLTNWGVHFDVRRRGSEETNEVDLTREGGHSKRRILHFEDQTGLEIHRTLLARVRENPNITLMEKYYAIDLIVNKEVDPADMDPVTCIGCYALSKDTGEVHTFIAKNTALATGGAGKVYLYTSNWGGATGDGIAMAYRVGARIANLEFMQFHPTCLFHRESRNFLISEALRGEGGELIDSKGNAFMRKYHELGSLAPRDVVARSIDNEMKKTGAECVYLDMTKLDREFLKQRFPTIFNKCLEFGIDMSTQPIPVVPAAHYLCGGVLTDVSGRTDITGLWAIGETACTGLHGANRLASNSLLECLTTAHNCAEEIKKHWDSYKLTDKEPKAWTHPQESNDDEMIVINHMWDEIRRLMWNYMGIVRSNKRLERAQHRLKNILSETKEYYSNMKIHPDILELRNIAIVADLSVECALRRHESRGIHYNLDYPEKSKTAQDTIVVRGLN, encoded by the coding sequence ATGAGTACTCACCGCTGCGACATTTTGATTATCGGCTCTGGCACTGCTGGCTTGGCTTTGGCTCTGAAGCTTTCGGAAAATGGAAAAGTGATCGTGCTGGCCAAAGAAAGCGCCGGCGGGACGAACTCGGCCATGGCTCAAGGTGGAATTTCCGCGGTGATGTCGGAAGAGGACAGCTTCGAGGCTCATCTGCAGGACACTTTGACCGCCGGAGCCGGCCTCTGCAAAGAAACTGTCGTTCGCAATTACGTAGAGCAAGCCCCTGATCGCATTAAAGATTTAACAAACTGGGGCGTTCATTTCGACGTCCGCAGACGTGGCTCTGAAGAAACCAACGAAGTGGATTTGACGCGCGAGGGCGGACACAGCAAAAGACGCATTCTTCACTTCGAGGACCAAACCGGTTTAGAGATCCATCGCACTTTATTGGCGCGAGTTCGCGAAAATCCGAACATCACCCTGATGGAAAAGTATTACGCCATCGACCTGATCGTGAACAAAGAAGTCGACCCTGCGGACATGGATCCGGTGACCTGCATAGGCTGTTACGCCCTTAGCAAGGACACCGGAGAGGTGCATACTTTTATAGCAAAAAACACCGCCCTAGCCACAGGGGGTGCGGGTAAGGTTTATCTTTACACTTCCAACTGGGGTGGCGCGACCGGTGACGGCATCGCGATGGCCTACCGAGTGGGCGCCCGCATCGCCAATCTGGAATTCATGCAGTTCCACCCGACGTGCCTGTTCCACCGCGAATCCCGCAACTTCCTGATTTCTGAAGCTCTGCGTGGCGAAGGTGGCGAGTTGATCGACAGCAAGGGCAACGCCTTCATGCGCAAGTATCACGAGCTGGGCTCGCTGGCTCCGCGTGATGTGGTGGCTCGTTCGATTGACAACGAAATGAAGAAAACCGGGGCCGAGTGCGTGTATCTGGACATGACCAAACTGGATCGTGAATTCCTTAAGCAGCGCTTCCCGACTATTTTCAACAAGTGTTTGGAATTTGGCATCGACATGAGCACACAGCCGATCCCGGTGGTGCCGGCCGCGCACTACCTGTGCGGCGGAGTTTTGACAGATGTTTCAGGGCGCACGGACATCACCGGTCTGTGGGCCATTGGCGAAACCGCCTGCACCGGTCTGCACGGCGCCAACCGTCTGGCCAGCAACTCTTTGCTGGAATGCCTGACCACGGCTCACAACTGCGCTGAGGAAATCAAAAAGCACTGGGACAGTTACAAGCTGACCGACAAAGAACCCAAAGCCTGGACTCATCCTCAGGAATCCAATGATGACGAGATGATCGTGATCAACCACATGTGGGACGAAATCCGCCGTCTGATGTGGAACTATATGGGGATTGTCCGCTCTAACAAACGTCTGGAACGCGCGCAGCACCGTCTGAAAAACATTCTTTCAGAGACCAAAGAATATTATTCGAACATGAAGATCCACCCGGACATTCTGGAGCTTCGTAACATCGCGATCGTAGCGGATCTGTCAGTGGAATGCGCTTTGCGCAGACATGAGTCCAGAGGCATCCATTACAATCTCGACTATCCGGAAAAGAGCAAGACCGCCCAGGATACAATCGTGGTTCGAGGCCTGAATTGA
- a CDS encoding DUF5602 domain-containing protein produces MKLLTLWLSVFLFGISANAVVVVWGPPTTMGNGEVRTFIETTDLGEPLSIGVAFPKEAMDGLSEHAPEVFVVALPTTMALPPYNHVMLDWMPHGHEPESVYGRPHFDFHFYMMSSEDRQKITCQGEDEAVCLKQPAPELIPPFYTPTPAGVPQMGWHWVDPRSPEYNGQPFTSTMIYGFYNGEMNFIEPMMTKEFIQATTWFASLIPVPDKVMISGHYPTAYSLGYDPFKNLYYVKLKNLVKKEK; encoded by the coding sequence ATGAAGCTGCTCACTCTTTGGCTTTCAGTTTTTTTGTTTGGAATCAGCGCGAATGCGGTGGTGGTGGTCTGGGGACCTCCAACGACGATGGGGAATGGGGAGGTGAGAACCTTCATTGAAACCACTGATTTGGGAGAACCTCTTTCTATTGGGGTGGCCTTCCCGAAGGAGGCTATGGACGGTCTTTCCGAACATGCCCCTGAGGTCTTTGTGGTGGCTCTGCCGACGACGATGGCGTTGCCTCCGTACAATCATGTGATGCTCGACTGGATGCCGCACGGGCATGAACCAGAATCAGTCTATGGCCGTCCGCACTTTGATTTTCACTTTTATATGATGAGCTCCGAGGACCGTCAAAAGATCACCTGTCAGGGTGAAGATGAAGCCGTGTGTTTGAAACAACCCGCACCCGAGCTGATTCCGCCATTTTATACTCCGACTCCGGCAGGGGTTCCGCAGATGGGCTGGCACTGGGTGGATCCGCGTTCGCCTGAATACAACGGGCAGCCGTTTACTAGCACGATGATCTATGGGTTTTACAACGGAGAAATGAACTTCATCGAGCCGATGATGACCAAAGAGTTCATCCAGGCGACAACGTGGTTTGCCAGTTTGATTCCGGTGCCGGACAAGGTGATGATCAGCGGGCACTATCCCACGGCTTATTCCCTGGGATATGATCCGTTCAAGAATCTGTACTATGTGAAGCTGAAAAATCTGGTGAAAAAAGAAAAGTGA
- a CDS encoding alpha/beta hydrolase has protein sequence MYKRSEGFFKGYQDINLFFQIWDNPEARGTVIITHGHGEHSESYHRLIKAFENDKWSFYGWDLRGHGRSDGRRGYVAEFDDYCKDYKIFLDMVMKEEKVKKGPVILYCHSMGGLIQLKTLLQNSDIDCTAMVISAPLLGLTVPVPAFKAKGAGILNKLLPQITMGNELSNDMLTRDPDVIREYEQDALRHTRVSPGAFLGFLDSFEFVNPRANQLKKPALVIVSDADPVISTSAAKALYEHLGTTQKELYVYPGGKHELINDTIRQTVYADIKKFLDGFLESK, from the coding sequence ATGTACAAACGATCTGAAGGCTTCTTTAAGGGCTACCAAGACATCAATCTTTTCTTCCAGATTTGGGACAATCCCGAAGCCCGCGGCACCGTGATCATCACGCACGGCCATGGCGAACATTCGGAATCCTATCACCGACTGATCAAAGCTTTTGAAAACGACAAATGGAGTTTTTACGGCTGGGATCTGCGTGGTCACGGTCGTTCGGACGGACGCCGCGGTTACGTTGCGGAATTTGACGATTACTGCAAGGACTACAAAATCTTCCTCGACATGGTTATGAAAGAGGAAAAGGTCAAAAAAGGTCCGGTGATTTTGTACTGTCATTCCATGGGTGGCTTGATTCAGCTGAAAACCCTGCTGCAAAATTCCGATATCGACTGCACCGCGATGGTGATCAGCGCTCCGCTGCTGGGCCTGACAGTTCCGGTTCCGGCGTTCAAAGCCAAAGGTGCTGGCATTCTGAACAAACTTCTGCCGCAGATCACGATGGGGAATGAACTTTCCAACGACATGCTGACACGCGATCCGGATGTGATTCGTGAATACGAACAGGATGCTCTTCGCCACACGCGTGTGTCTCCGGGTGCATTCCTTGGGTTCCTGGATTCTTTTGAATTCGTCAACCCTCGTGCCAATCAGCTAAAGAAACCGGCCCTGGTGATTGTGTCTGACGCCGATCCGGTGATCAGCACGTCCGCTGCGAAAGCGTTGTACGAACATCTTGGGACCACTCAAAAAGAGCTTTACGTCTATCCGGGCGGCAAGCATGAATTGATCAACGATACGATCCGCCAGACCGTGTATGCGGATATCAAAAAGTTCCTCGACGGTTTTTTGGAGTCTAAGTAA